The window CTGTAAATCATAATTAACTTTATCTATCTACTGGCTAAGCTAACAGATAGCACCTAAGCAGGCCAAAACAGAAACCACTACTTTAATAAAACCAGCAGATGCAGAAAGTAACCAACCGACATACAAACCAAACCGCATTAAAAATTTTAAGCATAACCTTTGCACTCATCATAATTTACACCAATTCTATTTGGTCGCAAAATGCCAACCCTTCTCCGCTTAACTTCCCTACGCCAAAAAACATCGATAACATGTTGTTTTATTTGCAGCGCGATCCGAATACCAATACCCTGATTTATAGCCTAAACCTCGAAAAAGATGGAGAGATTAACCGCTCGCAACCTGTTTCTGTGTATTGGCTACGTTATGCCGAGAAAGGAGAAAAGAGAGATCTTGGCTACATACAACGTAAATTTGCCTACGGTATATTGGCTAAAGAGTTAAGCAAAGATCGCTTCGAACTTCGTTTTGTATCGCACAAAAAATTGCCTTTTTATTTGTTGCGATCGGCCACCGACCAAAAATATTATGTATCGGTAACTTTAAATGATAAAAAAATTAAAATTAACCGTCTTTTCATCAGAATTGAAGGAGGGTCTTTTTGGCTACCAAACGTAAAATATGCTTCGATTGAGGGAACTGAACTAACCACAGGCAAAGCCATTACCGAAAGAATCCCTGTAAAATAAATCATTTGGAAATAAATACGGATTAATACTTTTTACATTAAACCAAAATCCCCCGCGGCGGTCAAAAAATAATGAGAAACAAATCCGCAATCTGGTTTCTGGGTAAATGCTTTCTACCTGGTTTATTAATGTTCTGGGCAGTCTTTTCAAAAGCGCAAGAGCCACTTGTTAAAATTATGAAATGGACGGTTGGCGATACCGTTAGGGAAGCCATGGTTTACCTGCCCGTAAATGCAAAAAC is drawn from Pedobacter sp. HDW13 and contains these coding sequences:
- a CDS encoding DUF4833 domain-containing protein; translation: MQKVTNRHTNQTALKILSITFALIIIYTNSIWSQNANPSPLNFPTPKNIDNMLFYLQRDPNTNTLIYSLNLEKDGEINRSQPVSVYWLRYAEKGEKRDLGYIQRKFAYGILAKELSKDRFELRFVSHKKLPFYLLRSATDQKYYVSVTLNDKKIKINRLFIRIEGGSFWLPNVKYASIEGTELTTGKAITERIPVK